In the Sus scrofa isolate TJ Tabasco breed Duroc chromosome 6, Sscrofa11.1, whole genome shotgun sequence genome, one interval contains:
- the LIN28A gene encoding protein lin-28 homolog A, with translation MGSVSNQQFAGGCAKAPEEAPEDAARAAEEPQLLHGAGICKWFNVRMGFGFLSMTARAGVALDPPVDVFVHQSKLHMEGFRSLKEGEAVEFTFKKSAKGLESIRVTGPGGVFCIGSERRPKGKNMQKRRSKGDRCYNCGGLDHHAKECKLPPQPKKCHFCQSINHMVAACPLKAQQAPSSQGKPAYFREEEEEIHSPAMLPEAQN, from the exons ATGGGCTCTGTGTCAAACCAGCAGTTTGCAG GTGGCTGCGCCAAGGCGCCGGAGGAGGCGCCGGAGGACGCGGCCCGAGCAGCCGAGGAGCCGCAGCTGCTCCACGGTGCCGGCATCTGTAAATGGTTCAACGTGCGCATGGGGTTCGGCTTCCTGTCCATGACCGCCCGCGCCGGGGTCGCGCTCGACCCCCCAGTGGACGTCTTTGTGCACCAG AGTAAGCTGCACATGGAGGGCTTCCGGAGCCTGAAGGAGGGTGAGGCTGTGGAGTTCACCTTTAAGAAGTCTGCTAAGGGCTTGGAATCTATCCGAGTCACTGGCCCTGGTGGGGTGTTCTGCATTGGGAGCGAGAGACGGCCCAAGGGGAAGAATATGCAGAAACGCAGATCCAAGGGAGACAG GTGCTACAACTGTGGAGGTCTAGACCATCATGCCAAGGAATGCAAACTGCCACCCCAGCCCAAGAAGTGCCACTTCTGCCAGAGCATCAACCATATGGTGGCTGCGTGTCCACTGAAGGCCCAGCAAGCTCCCAGCTCACAGGGAAAGCCAGCCTACTTtcgggaagaagaagaagagatccATAGCCCTGCCATGCTCCCAGAGGCTCAGAATTGA